GATTTAGTACACTGTAGGACTAATTAATCCTAGTAATCCTACGATCATCTACATGTCCTGCATTATCGAAATCTGTATTCACTCTCCATACACTATTTAACAAATATCATATTATGATAAATGAAATCATAACGAGAACCGAAACATCAATAGAAACTAGGAGGTTAAAAATAGTTGTAGTTATATTAACTATCTATCTAGCGGTAGAAATCGTGGCTGGATATATCACCGGAAGTCTGGCTTTAATTGCAGATGCTCTGTACATGTTTGCAGATGTCTTCGGAATTTCACTTGTTCTTGTAGCTTCCATATTTAGTAAAAAGCCTCCAACTCCTTTGCATACCTACGGATTCTATAGATCTGAAATTCTGTCCTCTCTTGCCAATTGTGTTATTCTGTTATTGATATCAATCTTTATCATATTTGAAGCCTACAGACGGATTTTTGAACCTCGCGACATAGAAAGCTCCATCATGCTGATCGTTGCCATAATAGGATTAATTGTAAATCTTGTTGGGCTCAGGCTTTTAAAAGGAACGCATAAACATGCGGAACATACATTTTCTGAATCAACACAGGAATATAACAATTTAGGAATGACCGATGCTCTTCATATTCAAGGTGCAAAGCTAGAATTATTTAGTGATCTTCTTGGATCTATTGCAATCATCATTGGAGCTGTTCTCATATATTATACTAATTATTATCTGATAGATTCCATAATTAGCTTTGGTCTCGCTCTGTTCATTATACCTCGTGTTTGGTATTTGTTGCAAAGATCAATATCAATTTTAATGGACAGTTTCTCCGTCAAGTTTGTTGTATAAGGACAATAAAGGATTCAATTCTGCAGATAAGAGGCGTGACAGGAGTGTTTGATCTCCACATATGGAGTATAACTTCCGGAAATATTGCATTGTCTGAACATAGTTATTTTTGATTCAACCAAATCACAAGAGATACTCCGAGAAATAAATTCACTCTTAGAAAAGAAATTTGAAATTTATCATACTACAATTCAAATCGAAAAATATCATATAGTTGATGATAGGGATCATTAAATGTTTTTTATTATCTTTGCCTGAAATTGACTATAAAGTTGTCATCTTTATAGGATAAAATAGATATTTATGTATGCAACCTGATCAATATTAGTCCTCAATGGTATCTGAAATAACTATCGCACTAGATCTCGATTCTGTTTTAGCTGATGTAATGCAAATCTGGTTAGAGGAATATAATACAATTTTTAATACCAAAATAAAAAAGCGGGATATATCTGATTGGCATATACATAATATATTATCAATAAGCAAACAACAGATAACGGATTTATTCATAATGGTCTGGCAAAAACGCTGGCAGGACATACCTCCAACCAGTAACGACCTTTCAGATGTAATAATTCAATTACAAGACAAGGGCTTTCGAATTTCCATTATTACAAAGAGAGAGCGTGTTACAATGCCATTTGTGGCTCATTGGCTAGACCTAAATAATATACCTTTTAATGATATTGTTTTCATTTTTGATGACGTGTCAAAGAGCCATTTTCCTTTCTTTCTATTGGTCGATGATTCTCCAATCAATGCGAAGGAAGTTGTTACTCCTAAACAGATAATAATTTTTGATCAGCCTTGGAATAAATCTTTAGCATCTTATACAAGAATAAGCAAATTGAATGAGCTAATTGACTTGGTATGATATATAACGATTGACCTTCAATTTTATCTTATTCTACTATCCAACTCTATAAATAATCTATTTAAGGCCGATGATAGTCCGCTATGATTACAAAGGAAGTTGAAACTTTCTTCGAACTTATCTCTATCCAAAGTTGGTTTTCCCAAGTAATCTAATTCTATGTCTTCCAGATCTGTTTTCAAATAAATCATTATTGAACATGCTTCGTCATTATCGATGTCACTTAATTTGTATTCTCTAAGCTCAAGCTTTATTACTGTCCTCCCTTCGATTACAAATTTGTTCTCTAGAATAACTTTCCTTCTATTTAATCTCAACAGTATTGAAACACTATAATAACTAATTTAATGTTAAAGTTCTCCATATGGGGTATATTATTGTCTGCCTATTTATAGTCCAAAAATCGTATCCATTCGGGAAACCATAGCTGACTTTCATGAACCCCAATGCCTTTCGCCAAAATCTCCGGAGAGTTATAAAATACAGAATCAGCTCCTAATTCTGATGCTATCTTCTTATTCAGATCATCTATATATGATATCTTGCCAACATATTTTCTTCCAATAAGATCCTTTTGTTGAGTATATAATCCAACCTGGCGGCCATCAATGGTGGGAACGTAGCTAACTACTATATCAATTTTATGAGCCCTTGCTTTTCTTAAATAGAAGACTGTTTCAATTATGGTGCCTCCAGTTTGGATTGTACCTTGAACTGATAGAATGTTATTATCATAGGTAACTGGAGTAATAATGAACTTAAGGGTTTTACCATTGGATAGTAATTTATTCTTACTTACCTGTTCCGAATAATCAATCATTGGATCTGAATCATCATATCTGTCTTTTATTATACCTTCAACCATTTCAAATTTTTTTCCATTATTTTTGAATCCTATGTTTAAGCCTAGAGCCATTGGTCTAGTATAATCTGGTTCCGCAAAGATCATGTCTGCGTCTATGTTTTTGTTTGATAGATACTGGGCCTGAATGTTTCCAATATTTTTTCTTATAGAATAAATGCTCCTGTTATCAAAAATACTTGACACATGTGATTCGCGAATAAATTCGAATGGATCCATTAAGATTCTATTCTTATCCAGTTGTGTCAGGATATCCATACCATACTTGGGACTTAAACGAATTAGCTGTCCTGGATTTATTTCTTTTAATTTTAAGTGGAAAAAACTCTCTAGGTAGTTCTCGGAAGTAACCATAAAAAATAATTCGTTTTCATCCCGTCCCAGAAAGAGGGGTTTAAATCCTGTACTATTTCTAAAAACATAGATTTCATTGTTAATATTTATTACATAATTACCCCTTAAATGCCTGTCCAAAAATTCAGCTGCTTTATAAGGATCTTTTTGTGCCAGTAGCAGTTCTTTGAAAATGTAATGAATTTGTTTTAATGGTTCGGATTTTCTGTTTCTTATTAAAGGATGTGTTGTTAATTTATCTAAATCTATAAAAAATCCATCAAGAGCAAAATTTATTCTCTCCATTCTTTTGGACTTTGGTTTTTTTTTTGAAAGATGTCCAACCGTCGTTTGCATTGGATGATTCAGCTGCTTTACAATTTTCTCATGTATGGTATCAAATGTAGGCAACGAGCCATAGCCACCGACCTCAAATTTACCCGAACTAATTTTCCAAACTGCCTTTCCACGATGTTGGAGTAATTGCATCCCGCGAAATACTTGATAAATTATCTTTTCGTTATTGACGTTCTCATCCAGTACGCACACTGCAACTATTCCGCCCATTAAGATCCAGAATTGTTTTATCGTTAGAACGATAAAAATTTTGACATTTATACATTCTCTGATCATTTTGGTCCAAAATACTACGTAAATATATATTCCATTGTTAACTAATCTTTTAGAATTGATAATTGGTTTATTGGGTAAAGCAAATGTTGGTAAATCAACATTCTTTAATGCAGCTACAGATTCATCAATACCAATTGCTAATTTTCCGTTTACTACTATTAATCCGAATATCGGTGTTGCATTTGTAAGAGTAAATTGTGTTTGTAAAGAGATGGGTGTTTTGGATAATCCCATTACTTCTAAGTGTATTGACGGAATAAGATATATCCCAATAAAACTAATAGATGTAGCAGGACTAGTTCCCGGTGCACACTCGGGAAGAGGTTTAGGCAATAAATTTTTAGATGACGCTCGTCAGGCTGACGTTCTAGTCCACGTAATAGATATCTCAGGATCTACCGACGAAGAAGGCAGGCCAGTTAATCCGGGTGAAGGAAATCCGCTTTTTGATTTGGAGTTCATAGAAGATGAATTTGATCTTTGGATACGTTCATTAATTCTGAGGGATTGGGACAAAATAATACGAGAAAGTGAAAATCTAAAACAAAGGATAGAAACTGTATTGTCTAATAGACTTTCTGGTCTATCAATTAGCGAACAATTAATCAGAAATTCCTTGGACCATATAAATTTGATCAAAAAGCCAAGCGAATGGACTAAAGAGGATTTGCTCATATTAAGCAAACAAATACGAACACGCTCCAAACCAATTATTTTAGCAGCTAACAAAGCCGATATCTCATCATCAGATATCAATATTGAAAAATTGAAGAATTTAAAGAGACCGTTTTTTCCTACTGTATGCGAGGCTGAATTGTTGTTAAGGAGAGCTTCTCATAAAAATCTTATTTATTATTTGCCAGGGGATTCGAGTTTCAAAATCAAGCAATCTGAAACACTTTCTAACAAACAGAATGAGGCGTTGGAGGTTGTATCTGGTATATTACACAGGTTCGGTTCGACAGGGATTCAGCAAGTAATAAATTATGCGTGTTTTGAAATATTACAAAATATTGTAGTTTATCCAGTGGAGGACGAATATAAATTTACAGACAAAAAGGGGAATGTCTTTCCTGATGCAAGAATAATTTCCAATGACTCAACTGCCAAAAATTTGGCATATTTGATTCACAATGACTTGGGAAAAGGATTTCTCTATGCTATTGATGCAAGAACAAAACAACGAATTGGTGCTGAGCATAAACTGAAAAATGGCGATATAATTAAGATAGTATCCACAATGAGTAGGAATTAATGCATGTTATGTTATGTTTAGGAATTGAAAGCACCGCTCATACGTTTGGATGTTCTATAATAGAAATTGACAAAAAAAGTGATACTGGCAATACAGAAAGCGAGTTTATTTTGTCAGAAGTAAGGGACATTTATAAAGCATCAGCAGGATGGGGTATTCATCCTAGGGATGCATCTAAACATCATACCATGGTAGCTACCGAAATCTTAAAAAAATGTCTACAAGATGCTAGAGTTGGTATTAAGGACATTGATATTGTTTCTTATTCTGCTGGTCCAGGATTGGGACCTTGTTTAAGAATAGGCGCTGTTGTTTCTAGATCATTGGCTTCTTTTCATAATATACCTCTAATTCCTGTAAACCATGCAGTGGGTCATATAGAATTAGGAATTAAACTTACTGGATCTGAAAGTCCATTAACATTATTGGTTTCTGGAGGACATACTATGTTACTTATTTACTATAAGAATAAATGGAGAATATTTGGGGAAACTTT
This Candidatus Nitrosocosmicus oleophilus DNA region includes the following protein-coding sequences:
- a CDS encoding redox-regulated ATPase YchF, which encodes MGKANVGKSTFFNAATDSSIPIANFPFTTINPNIGVAFVRVNCVCKEMGVLDNPITSKCIDGIRYIPIKLIDVAGLVPGAHSGRGLGNKFLDDARQADVLVHVIDISGSTDEEGRPVNPGEGNPLFDLEFIEDEFDLWIRSLILRDWDKIIRESENLKQRIETVLSNRLSGLSISEQLIRNSLDHINLIKKPSEWTKEDLLILSKQIRTRSKPIILAANKADISSSDINIEKLKNLKRPFFPTVCEAELLLRRASHKNLIYYLPGDSSFKIKQSETLSNKQNEALEVVSGILHRFGSTGIQQVINYACFEILQNIVVYPVEDEYKFTDKKGNVFPDARIISNDSTAKNLAYLIHNDLGKGFLYAIDARTKQRIGAEHKLKNGDIIKIVSTMSRN
- a CDS encoding 5' nucleotidase, NT5C type, coding for MVSEITIALDLDSVLADVMQIWLEEYNTIFNTKIKKRDISDWHIHNILSISKQQITDLFIMVWQKRWQDIPPTSNDLSDVIIQLQDKGFRISIITKRERVTMPFVAHWLDLNNIPFNDIVFIFDDVSKSHFPFFLLVDDSPINAKEVVTPKQIIIFDQPWNKSLASYTRISKLNELIDLV
- a CDS encoding cation diffusion facilitator family transporter, whose translation is MINEIITRTETSIETRRLKIVVVILTIYLAVEIVAGYITGSLALIADALYMFADVFGISLVLVASIFSKKPPTPLHTYGFYRSEILSSLANCVILLLISIFIIFEAYRRIFEPRDIESSIMLIVAIIGLIVNLVGLRLLKGTHKHAEHTFSESTQEYNNLGMTDALHIQGAKLELFSDLLGSIAIIIGAVLIYYTNYYLIDSIISFGLALFIIPRVWYLLQRSISILMDSFSVKFVV